One region of Populus trichocarpa isolate Nisqually-1 chromosome 4, P.trichocarpa_v4.1, whole genome shotgun sequence genomic DNA includes:
- the LOC7477418 gene encoding mediator of RNA polymerase II transcription subunit 16 isoform X2 — protein MCSFQCHSSVHLIWCVMLAAGSVSMNGDRTLQLLLNGYLGSLQWLSSKSSTPTNSKSAFEEKFLSQHSQTSARWPNFLCVCSVFSSGCVQLHWSQWPPSQNNTSPKWFCTSKGLLGAGPSGIMAADAIITDSGAMHVAGVPIVNPSTVVVWEVTPGPGNGFQATPMASASNGVPPSVKPPNWSGFAPLAAYLFSWQEHLMSEAMPGKKHMDKDFTDTVSLHCSPVSNFSAYVSPEAAAQSAATTTWGSGVSAVAFDPTRGGSVIAVVIVEGQYMSPYDPDEGPLITGWRVQRWESSLQPVVLHPIFGNPTSGFCGQAPMQTVWVSKVDTSIPPTNDFKNLQAAPAVPISDGRKASDSRSEKTKRVTFDPSDLPSDVRTLARIVYSAHGGEIAIAFLRGGVHIFSGPNFTLVDNYQINVGSAIAAPAFSSTSCSSASVWHDTRKDRSILKIIRVLPPAGPISQVKANSAIWERAIAERFWWSLLVGVDWWDAVGCTQSAAEDGIVSLNSVIAVLDADFHSLPSTQHRQLYGPSLDRIKCRLLEGTNAQEVRAMVLDMQARLLLDMLGKGIESALINPSALVLEPWQASGETLSGIDPEAMTVEPNLVPNIQAYVDAVLDLASHFITRLRRYASFCRTLASHAVTAGAGSNRNTVTSPTQSSASPAPNQGGQSGGTSSTGSTQMQAWVQGAIAKISSTTDGVSTATPNPISGPSSFMPISINTGTFPGTPAVRLIGDCHFLHRLCQLLLFCFFFRRTQLPRFAGGTQRNPTDTNAQKPQSGAAGKVEEINTVSSKPAPAVVRSDEGQAVRGSQVVPGAKAVEEGPAGRHRVGNGNAGQGYSFEEVTVLFLILMDLCRRTASLGHPLPVSQVGSSNIQVRLHYIDGNYTVLPEVVEASLGPHMQNMPRPRGADAAGLLLRELELHPPSEEWHRRNMFGGPWSDPEDMGSDDTSKLNSTNSLDFSSLENCDVYYGAHGLWPRKRRLSERDAAVGLNTSAGLGAYLGIMGSRRDVVTAVWKTGLEGVWYKCIRCLRQTSALASPGAANPPDQNEREAWWISRWAYGCPMCGGTWVRVV, from the exons ATGTGCAGTTTTCAATGTCATAGCAG TGTCCATCTAATTTGGTGCGTGATGCTAGCTGCTGGCAGCGTGAGCATGAATGGCGACAGGACATTGCAGTTGTTACTAAATGGCTATCTGGGGTCTCTCCA GTGGCTTTCGTCAAAGTCCAGTACTCCCACAAACTCAAAGTCAGCTTTTGAGGAAAAATTCCTTTCTCAGCATTCTCAAACTTCAG CTAGATGGCCAAATTTCCTCTGTGTTTGTTCAGTTTTCTCATCGGGCTGTGTTCAACTTCATTGGTCCCAGTGGCCCCCTAGCCAGAATAATACATCACCGAAGTGGTTTTGCACGAGCAAAGGACTCTTGGGTGCCGGCCCTAGTGGGATTATGGCTGCTGATGCTATTATAACAGATAGTGGTGCAATGCATGTTGCAGGTGTTCCGATTGTAAACCCTTCAACTGTTGTTGTTTGGGAGGTTACTCCTGGCCCTGGAAATGGATTTCAAGCGACCCCAATGGCGAGTGCTAGCAATGGGGTCCCGCCTTCAGTCAAGCCTCCTAATTGGTCTGGTTTTGCTCCTTTGGCTGCATATTTATTCAGCTGGCAGGAGCATCTGATGTCTGAAGCAATGCCAGGGAAAAAGCATATGGATAAAGATTTCACTGACACTGTCTCACTTCATTGTTCGCCAGTTTCAAATTTTTCTGCGTATGTGAGTCCGGAGGCTGCAGCTCAATCTGCAGCAACTACCACTTGGGGTTCTGGAGTCAGTGCCGTTGCTTTTGATCCGACTCGTGGTGGCTCTGTGATTGCGGTTGTTATAGTTGAGG GACAATATATGTCCCCTTATGATCCAGATGAGGGTCCTTTAATCACGGGATGGAGGGTGCAACGATGGGAATCGTCCCTTCAACCTGTCGTACTTCATCCAATATTTGGAAATCCCACTTCTGGTTTTTGTGGGCAGGCACCCATGCAAACTGTATGGGTGTCCAAAGTGGATACAAGCATACCACCaactaatgattttaaaaatctccAAGCAGCTCCTGCAGTACCAATCTCAGATGGAAGAAAGGCATCTGATTCTCGTTCTGAGAAGACGAAAAGAGTCACCTTTGATCCCTCTGATCTGCCCAGCGATGTTAGAACTCTTGCTCGAATTGTTTATTCTGCTCATGGTGGCGAGATTGCTATTGCTTTTCTGCGGGGTGGAGTTCACATTTTCTCTGGGCCAAACTTCACACTTGTTGACAACTACCAGATTAATGTTGGATCTGCAATTGCTGCTCCTGCCTTCTCTTCCACAAGCTGCAGCTCAGCTTCAGTTTGGCATGACACTAGGAAGGATCGCAGTATATTGAAGATAATTCGTGTTCTTCCTCCTGCTGGTCCAATTAGTCAGGTGAAGGCTAACTCAGCAATCTGGGAGCGTGCTATTGCTGAAAG GTTTTGGTGGAGCCTTTTGGTTGGTGTTGATTGGTGGGATGCTGTTGGGTGTACACAGAGTGCTGCTGAGGATGGCATCG TTTCACTTAACAGTGTCATTGCAGTCTTGGATGCTGATTTTCATTCTCTTCCCTCTACACAGCACAGGCAGCTGTATGGTCCT AGTCTGGACAGGATAAAATGTAGGCTATTGGAAGGTACAAATGCTCAGGAGGTTAGGGCAATGGTTCTTGACATGCAAGCTAGGTTGCTGCTTGATATGCTCGGCAAAGGCATTGAGTCAGCTTTGATAAATCCTTCAGCATTAGTACTTGAACCATGGCAGGCTTCTGGCGAGACATTATCTGGCATTGATCCTGAAGCAATGACTGTTGAGCCAAACCTTGTTCCGAATATTCAG GCTTATGTTGATGCAGTTCTTGATCTAGCTTCACATTTTATCACACGTCTACGGCGTTATGCAAGTTTCTGTCGCACACTGGCCAGTCACGCCGTTACAGCAGGCGCAGGCAGTAACCGCAATACGGTGACTAGTCCTACTCAAAGTTCGGCATCTCCCGCACCAAATCAGG GTGGTCAAAGTGGCGGTACAAGTTCTACTGGAAGCACTCAGATGCAAGCTTGGGTACAAGGTGCCATTGCTAAGATTAGTAGCACAACAGATGGAGTGTCCACTGCAACACCAAACCCCATAAGTGGTCCATCTTCTTTCATGCCAATAAGCATCAATACTGGAACTTTTCCTGGAACCCCAGCAGTGAGGCTCATCGGTGACTGCCATTTCCTTCACAGATTATGCCAGCTTctgcttttctgttttttctttcggCGAACTCAACTACCTCGCTTTGCCGGAGGTACACAGAGAAATCCCACTGATACAAATGCGCAAAAACCTCAGTCTGGTGCTGCTGGCAAGGTGGAGGAGATCAACACTGTTTCTTCAAAGCCAGCACCAGCTGTAGTTAGGTCGGATGAAGGGCAGGCAGTTCGAGGTAGTCAGGTAGTGCCTGGAGCTAAAGCAGTCGAAGAGGGACCTGCAGGCAGGCACAGGGTAGGCAATGGAAATGCTGGCCAAGGATACAGTTTTGAGGAG GTGACGGTCCTTTTCCTCATACTCATGGATCTGTGTCGGCGAACAGCATCTCTGGGACACCCATTGCCGGTTTCTCAAGTAGGAAGCAGCAATATCCAGGTGCGGTTGCATTATATTGACGGCAATTATACTGTATTGCCAGAGGTTGTAGAAGCATCTCTTGGTCCGCATATGCAG AACATGCCACGGCCCAGAGGTGCAGATGCTGCTGGTCTGTTACTCCGAGAGTTAGAACTACACCCTCCATCTGAAGAGTGGCACAGGCGGAATATGTTTGGCGGACCCTGGTCTGATCCAGAGGATATGGGTTCAGACGATACTTCTAAGCTTAACTCCACAAATTCACTTGATTTTAGCTCACTGGAAAATTGTGATGTTTATTACGGAGCTCATGGCCTTTGGCCGAGGAAGCGCAGACTGTCTGAAAGAGATGCAGCTGTTGGCTTGAACACCTCTGCAGGCCTGGGAGCATATCTTGGCATAATGGGTTCTCGAAGAGATGTTGTTACTGCAGTGTGGAAGACTGGTCTTGAAGGCGTTTGGTACAAG TGCATAAGATGTTTGCGGCAGACTTCGGCTTTGGCCTCCCCTGGTGCTGCAAATCCACCagatcaaaatgaaagagaggCTTGGTGGATCAGCCGTTGGGCCTATGGCTGTCCGATGTGTGGGGGGACATGGGTTCGAGTTGTATAG
- the LOC7477418 gene encoding mediator of RNA polymerase II transcription subunit 16 isoform X1: MTSSSSIKETTEEEQVTPDILPADGGVGGVEKIEPVSSGGEEESGGEKLDDSMEEDSVSPATVFCIRLKQPRSNLQHKMSVPELCRKFSAVAWCGKLNAIACASETCARIPSSNANPPFWIPIHLVIPERPTECAVFNVIADSPRDSVQFIEWSPTSCPRALLIANFHGRITIWTQPSQCPSNLVRDASCWQREHEWRQDIAVVTKWLSGVSPYRWLSSKSSTPTNSKSAFEEKFLSQHSQTSARWPNFLCVCSVFSSGCVQLHWSQWPPSQNNTSPKWFCTSKGLLGAGPSGIMAADAIITDSGAMHVAGVPIVNPSTVVVWEVTPGPGNGFQATPMASASNGVPPSVKPPNWSGFAPLAAYLFSWQEHLMSEAMPGKKHMDKDFTDTVSLHCSPVSNFSAYVSPEAAAQSAATTTWGSGVSAVAFDPTRGGSVIAVVIVEGQYMSPYDPDEGPLITGWRVQRWESSLQPVVLHPIFGNPTSGFCGQAPMQTVWVSKVDTSIPPTNDFKNLQAAPAVPISDGRKASDSRSEKTKRVTFDPSDLPSDVRTLARIVYSAHGGEIAIAFLRGGVHIFSGPNFTLVDNYQINVGSAIAAPAFSSTSCSSASVWHDTRKDRSILKIIRVLPPAGPISQVKANSAIWERAIAERFWWSLLVGVDWWDAVGCTQSAAEDGIVSLNSVIAVLDADFHSLPSTQHRQLYGPSLDRIKCRLLEGTNAQEVRAMVLDMQARLLLDMLGKGIESALINPSALVLEPWQASGETLSGIDPEAMTVEPNLVPNIQAYVDAVLDLASHFITRLRRYASFCRTLASHAVTAGAGSNRNTVTSPTQSSASPAPNQGGQSGGTSSTGSTQMQAWVQGAIAKISSTTDGVSTATPNPISGPSSFMPISINTGTFPGTPAVRLIGDCHFLHRLCQLLLFCFFFRRTQLPRFAGGTQRNPTDTNAQKPQSGAAGKVEEINTVSSKPAPAVVRSDEGQAVRGSQVVPGAKAVEEGPAGRHRVGNGNAGQGYSFEEVTVLFLILMDLCRRTASLGHPLPVSQVGSSNIQVRLHYIDGNYTVLPEVVEASLGPHMQNMPRPRGADAAGLLLRELELHPPSEEWHRRNMFGGPWSDPEDMGSDDTSKLNSTNSLDFSSLENCDVYYGAHGLWPRKRRLSERDAAVGLNTSAGLGAYLGIMGSRRDVVTAVWKTGLEGVWYKCIRCLRQTSALASPGAANPPDQNEREAWWISRWAYGCPMCGGTWVRVV; this comes from the exons atgacttcttcttcttctattaaGGAGACGACGGAGGAGGAGCAGGTTACGCCGGATATTTTACCGGCTGACGGTGGTGTTGGTGGAGTGGAGAAGATTGAGCCTGTCAGTAGTGGGGGGGAGGAAGAGAGTGGTGGTGAGAAACTTGACGATTCAATGGAAGAGGACTCAGTGAGTCCGGCTACTGTGTTTTGTATTAGGCTGAAACAGCCACGGTCGAATTTGCAGCATAAAATGAGTGTGCCTGAGCTTTGTCGCAAATTTAG TGCTGTTGCTTGGTGTGGTAAGCTGAACGCGATAGCTTGTGCATCAGAAACTTGTGCAAGAATTCCCAG ctcCAATGCAAACCCCCCATTTTGGATCCCCATACACTTGGTTATCCCTGAGAGACCAACTGAATGTGCAGTTTTCAATGTCATAGCAG ATTCTCCTCGTGATTCTGTTCAGTTTATCGAATGGTCCCCTACTTCTTGCCCTCGTGCATTATTAATAGCTAATTTCCATGGGAGGATAACTATCTGGACTCAGCCTTCTCAA TGTCCATCTAATTTGGTGCGTGATGCTAGCTGCTGGCAGCGTGAGCATGAATGGCGACAGGACATTGCAGTTGTTACTAAATGGCTATCTGGGGTCTCTCCA TACAGGTGGCTTTCGTCAAAGTCCAGTACTCCCACAAACTCAAAGTCAGCTTTTGAGGAAAAATTCCTTTCTCAGCATTCTCAAACTTCAG CTAGATGGCCAAATTTCCTCTGTGTTTGTTCAGTTTTCTCATCGGGCTGTGTTCAACTTCATTGGTCCCAGTGGCCCCCTAGCCAGAATAATACATCACCGAAGTGGTTTTGCACGAGCAAAGGACTCTTGGGTGCCGGCCCTAGTGGGATTATGGCTGCTGATGCTATTATAACAGATAGTGGTGCAATGCATGTTGCAGGTGTTCCGATTGTAAACCCTTCAACTGTTGTTGTTTGGGAGGTTACTCCTGGCCCTGGAAATGGATTTCAAGCGACCCCAATGGCGAGTGCTAGCAATGGGGTCCCGCCTTCAGTCAAGCCTCCTAATTGGTCTGGTTTTGCTCCTTTGGCTGCATATTTATTCAGCTGGCAGGAGCATCTGATGTCTGAAGCAATGCCAGGGAAAAAGCATATGGATAAAGATTTCACTGACACTGTCTCACTTCATTGTTCGCCAGTTTCAAATTTTTCTGCGTATGTGAGTCCGGAGGCTGCAGCTCAATCTGCAGCAACTACCACTTGGGGTTCTGGAGTCAGTGCCGTTGCTTTTGATCCGACTCGTGGTGGCTCTGTGATTGCGGTTGTTATAGTTGAGG GACAATATATGTCCCCTTATGATCCAGATGAGGGTCCTTTAATCACGGGATGGAGGGTGCAACGATGGGAATCGTCCCTTCAACCTGTCGTACTTCATCCAATATTTGGAAATCCCACTTCTGGTTTTTGTGGGCAGGCACCCATGCAAACTGTATGGGTGTCCAAAGTGGATACAAGCATACCACCaactaatgattttaaaaatctccAAGCAGCTCCTGCAGTACCAATCTCAGATGGAAGAAAGGCATCTGATTCTCGTTCTGAGAAGACGAAAAGAGTCACCTTTGATCCCTCTGATCTGCCCAGCGATGTTAGAACTCTTGCTCGAATTGTTTATTCTGCTCATGGTGGCGAGATTGCTATTGCTTTTCTGCGGGGTGGAGTTCACATTTTCTCTGGGCCAAACTTCACACTTGTTGACAACTACCAGATTAATGTTGGATCTGCAATTGCTGCTCCTGCCTTCTCTTCCACAAGCTGCAGCTCAGCTTCAGTTTGGCATGACACTAGGAAGGATCGCAGTATATTGAAGATAATTCGTGTTCTTCCTCCTGCTGGTCCAATTAGTCAGGTGAAGGCTAACTCAGCAATCTGGGAGCGTGCTATTGCTGAAAG GTTTTGGTGGAGCCTTTTGGTTGGTGTTGATTGGTGGGATGCTGTTGGGTGTACACAGAGTGCTGCTGAGGATGGCATCG TTTCACTTAACAGTGTCATTGCAGTCTTGGATGCTGATTTTCATTCTCTTCCCTCTACACAGCACAGGCAGCTGTATGGTCCT AGTCTGGACAGGATAAAATGTAGGCTATTGGAAGGTACAAATGCTCAGGAGGTTAGGGCAATGGTTCTTGACATGCAAGCTAGGTTGCTGCTTGATATGCTCGGCAAAGGCATTGAGTCAGCTTTGATAAATCCTTCAGCATTAGTACTTGAACCATGGCAGGCTTCTGGCGAGACATTATCTGGCATTGATCCTGAAGCAATGACTGTTGAGCCAAACCTTGTTCCGAATATTCAG GCTTATGTTGATGCAGTTCTTGATCTAGCTTCACATTTTATCACACGTCTACGGCGTTATGCAAGTTTCTGTCGCACACTGGCCAGTCACGCCGTTACAGCAGGCGCAGGCAGTAACCGCAATACGGTGACTAGTCCTACTCAAAGTTCGGCATCTCCCGCACCAAATCAGG GTGGTCAAAGTGGCGGTACAAGTTCTACTGGAAGCACTCAGATGCAAGCTTGGGTACAAGGTGCCATTGCTAAGATTAGTAGCACAACAGATGGAGTGTCCACTGCAACACCAAACCCCATAAGTGGTCCATCTTCTTTCATGCCAATAAGCATCAATACTGGAACTTTTCCTGGAACCCCAGCAGTGAGGCTCATCGGTGACTGCCATTTCCTTCACAGATTATGCCAGCTTctgcttttctgttttttctttcggCGAACTCAACTACCTCGCTTTGCCGGAGGTACACAGAGAAATCCCACTGATACAAATGCGCAAAAACCTCAGTCTGGTGCTGCTGGCAAGGTGGAGGAGATCAACACTGTTTCTTCAAAGCCAGCACCAGCTGTAGTTAGGTCGGATGAAGGGCAGGCAGTTCGAGGTAGTCAGGTAGTGCCTGGAGCTAAAGCAGTCGAAGAGGGACCTGCAGGCAGGCACAGGGTAGGCAATGGAAATGCTGGCCAAGGATACAGTTTTGAGGAG GTGACGGTCCTTTTCCTCATACTCATGGATCTGTGTCGGCGAACAGCATCTCTGGGACACCCATTGCCGGTTTCTCAAGTAGGAAGCAGCAATATCCAGGTGCGGTTGCATTATATTGACGGCAATTATACTGTATTGCCAGAGGTTGTAGAAGCATCTCTTGGTCCGCATATGCAG AACATGCCACGGCCCAGAGGTGCAGATGCTGCTGGTCTGTTACTCCGAGAGTTAGAACTACACCCTCCATCTGAAGAGTGGCACAGGCGGAATATGTTTGGCGGACCCTGGTCTGATCCAGAGGATATGGGTTCAGACGATACTTCTAAGCTTAACTCCACAAATTCACTTGATTTTAGCTCACTGGAAAATTGTGATGTTTATTACGGAGCTCATGGCCTTTGGCCGAGGAAGCGCAGACTGTCTGAAAGAGATGCAGCTGTTGGCTTGAACACCTCTGCAGGCCTGGGAGCATATCTTGGCATAATGGGTTCTCGAAGAGATGTTGTTACTGCAGTGTGGAAGACTGGTCTTGAAGGCGTTTGGTACAAG TGCATAAGATGTTTGCGGCAGACTTCGGCTTTGGCCTCCCCTGGTGCTGCAAATCCACCagatcaaaatgaaagagaggCTTGGTGGATCAGCCGTTGGGCCTATGGCTGTCCGATGTGTGGGGGGACATGGGTTCGAGTTGTATAG
- the LOC7477418 gene encoding mediator of RNA polymerase II transcription subunit 16 isoform X3, producing the protein MACSTVHLIWCVMLAAGSVSMNGDRTLQLLLNGYLGSLQWLSSKSSTPTNSKSAFEEKFLSQHSQTSARWPNFLCVCSVFSSGCVQLHWSQWPPSQNNTSPKWFCTSKGLLGAGPSGIMAADAIITDSGAMHVAGVPIVNPSTVVVWEVTPGPGNGFQATPMASASNGVPPSVKPPNWSGFAPLAAYLFSWQEHLMSEAMPGKKHMDKDFTDTVSLHCSPVSNFSAYVSPEAAAQSAATTTWGSGVSAVAFDPTRGGSVIAVVIVEGQYMSPYDPDEGPLITGWRVQRWESSLQPVVLHPIFGNPTSGFCGQAPMQTVWVSKVDTSIPPTNDFKNLQAAPAVPISDGRKASDSRSEKTKRVTFDPSDLPSDVRTLARIVYSAHGGEIAIAFLRGGVHIFSGPNFTLVDNYQINVGSAIAAPAFSSTSCSSASVWHDTRKDRSILKIIRVLPPAGPISQVKANSAIWERAIAERFWWSLLVGVDWWDAVGCTQSAAEDGIVSLNSVIAVLDADFHSLPSTQHRQLYGPSLDRIKCRLLEGTNAQEVRAMVLDMQARLLLDMLGKGIESALINPSALVLEPWQASGETLSGIDPEAMTVEPNLVPNIQAYVDAVLDLASHFITRLRRYASFCRTLASHAVTAGAGSNRNTVTSPTQSSASPAPNQGGQSGGTSSTGSTQMQAWVQGAIAKISSTTDGVSTATPNPISGPSSFMPISINTGTFPGTPAVRLIGDCHFLHRLCQLLLFCFFFRRTQLPRFAGGTQRNPTDTNAQKPQSGAAGKVEEINTVSSKPAPAVVRSDEGQAVRGSQVVPGAKAVEEGPAGRHRVGNGNAGQGYSFEEVTVLFLILMDLCRRTASLGHPLPVSQVGSSNIQVRLHYIDGNYTVLPEVVEASLGPHMQNMPRPRGADAAGLLLRELELHPPSEEWHRRNMFGGPWSDPEDMGSDDTSKLNSTNSLDFSSLENCDVYYGAHGLWPRKRRLSERDAAVGLNTSAGLGAYLGIMGSRRDVVTAVWKTGLEGVWYKCIRCLRQTSALASPGAANPPDQNEREAWWISRWAYGCPMCGGTWVRVV; encoded by the exons ATGGCTTGCTCAAC TGTCCATCTAATTTGGTGCGTGATGCTAGCTGCTGGCAGCGTGAGCATGAATGGCGACAGGACATTGCAGTTGTTACTAAATGGCTATCTGGGGTCTCTCCA GTGGCTTTCGTCAAAGTCCAGTACTCCCACAAACTCAAAGTCAGCTTTTGAGGAAAAATTCCTTTCTCAGCATTCTCAAACTTCAG CTAGATGGCCAAATTTCCTCTGTGTTTGTTCAGTTTTCTCATCGGGCTGTGTTCAACTTCATTGGTCCCAGTGGCCCCCTAGCCAGAATAATACATCACCGAAGTGGTTTTGCACGAGCAAAGGACTCTTGGGTGCCGGCCCTAGTGGGATTATGGCTGCTGATGCTATTATAACAGATAGTGGTGCAATGCATGTTGCAGGTGTTCCGATTGTAAACCCTTCAACTGTTGTTGTTTGGGAGGTTACTCCTGGCCCTGGAAATGGATTTCAAGCGACCCCAATGGCGAGTGCTAGCAATGGGGTCCCGCCTTCAGTCAAGCCTCCTAATTGGTCTGGTTTTGCTCCTTTGGCTGCATATTTATTCAGCTGGCAGGAGCATCTGATGTCTGAAGCAATGCCAGGGAAAAAGCATATGGATAAAGATTTCACTGACACTGTCTCACTTCATTGTTCGCCAGTTTCAAATTTTTCTGCGTATGTGAGTCCGGAGGCTGCAGCTCAATCTGCAGCAACTACCACTTGGGGTTCTGGAGTCAGTGCCGTTGCTTTTGATCCGACTCGTGGTGGCTCTGTGATTGCGGTTGTTATAGTTGAGG GACAATATATGTCCCCTTATGATCCAGATGAGGGTCCTTTAATCACGGGATGGAGGGTGCAACGATGGGAATCGTCCCTTCAACCTGTCGTACTTCATCCAATATTTGGAAATCCCACTTCTGGTTTTTGTGGGCAGGCACCCATGCAAACTGTATGGGTGTCCAAAGTGGATACAAGCATACCACCaactaatgattttaaaaatctccAAGCAGCTCCTGCAGTACCAATCTCAGATGGAAGAAAGGCATCTGATTCTCGTTCTGAGAAGACGAAAAGAGTCACCTTTGATCCCTCTGATCTGCCCAGCGATGTTAGAACTCTTGCTCGAATTGTTTATTCTGCTCATGGTGGCGAGATTGCTATTGCTTTTCTGCGGGGTGGAGTTCACATTTTCTCTGGGCCAAACTTCACACTTGTTGACAACTACCAGATTAATGTTGGATCTGCAATTGCTGCTCCTGCCTTCTCTTCCACAAGCTGCAGCTCAGCTTCAGTTTGGCATGACACTAGGAAGGATCGCAGTATATTGAAGATAATTCGTGTTCTTCCTCCTGCTGGTCCAATTAGTCAGGTGAAGGCTAACTCAGCAATCTGGGAGCGTGCTATTGCTGAAAG GTTTTGGTGGAGCCTTTTGGTTGGTGTTGATTGGTGGGATGCTGTTGGGTGTACACAGAGTGCTGCTGAGGATGGCATCG TTTCACTTAACAGTGTCATTGCAGTCTTGGATGCTGATTTTCATTCTCTTCCCTCTACACAGCACAGGCAGCTGTATGGTCCT AGTCTGGACAGGATAAAATGTAGGCTATTGGAAGGTACAAATGCTCAGGAGGTTAGGGCAATGGTTCTTGACATGCAAGCTAGGTTGCTGCTTGATATGCTCGGCAAAGGCATTGAGTCAGCTTTGATAAATCCTTCAGCATTAGTACTTGAACCATGGCAGGCTTCTGGCGAGACATTATCTGGCATTGATCCTGAAGCAATGACTGTTGAGCCAAACCTTGTTCCGAATATTCAG GCTTATGTTGATGCAGTTCTTGATCTAGCTTCACATTTTATCACACGTCTACGGCGTTATGCAAGTTTCTGTCGCACACTGGCCAGTCACGCCGTTACAGCAGGCGCAGGCAGTAACCGCAATACGGTGACTAGTCCTACTCAAAGTTCGGCATCTCCCGCACCAAATCAGG GTGGTCAAAGTGGCGGTACAAGTTCTACTGGAAGCACTCAGATGCAAGCTTGGGTACAAGGTGCCATTGCTAAGATTAGTAGCACAACAGATGGAGTGTCCACTGCAACACCAAACCCCATAAGTGGTCCATCTTCTTTCATGCCAATAAGCATCAATACTGGAACTTTTCCTGGAACCCCAGCAGTGAGGCTCATCGGTGACTGCCATTTCCTTCACAGATTATGCCAGCTTctgcttttctgttttttctttcggCGAACTCAACTACCTCGCTTTGCCGGAGGTACACAGAGAAATCCCACTGATACAAATGCGCAAAAACCTCAGTCTGGTGCTGCTGGCAAGGTGGAGGAGATCAACACTGTTTCTTCAAAGCCAGCACCAGCTGTAGTTAGGTCGGATGAAGGGCAGGCAGTTCGAGGTAGTCAGGTAGTGCCTGGAGCTAAAGCAGTCGAAGAGGGACCTGCAGGCAGGCACAGGGTAGGCAATGGAAATGCTGGCCAAGGATACAGTTTTGAGGAG GTGACGGTCCTTTTCCTCATACTCATGGATCTGTGTCGGCGAACAGCATCTCTGGGACACCCATTGCCGGTTTCTCAAGTAGGAAGCAGCAATATCCAGGTGCGGTTGCATTATATTGACGGCAATTATACTGTATTGCCAGAGGTTGTAGAAGCATCTCTTGGTCCGCATATGCAG AACATGCCACGGCCCAGAGGTGCAGATGCTGCTGGTCTGTTACTCCGAGAGTTAGAACTACACCCTCCATCTGAAGAGTGGCACAGGCGGAATATGTTTGGCGGACCCTGGTCTGATCCAGAGGATATGGGTTCAGACGATACTTCTAAGCTTAACTCCACAAATTCACTTGATTTTAGCTCACTGGAAAATTGTGATGTTTATTACGGAGCTCATGGCCTTTGGCCGAGGAAGCGCAGACTGTCTGAAAGAGATGCAGCTGTTGGCTTGAACACCTCTGCAGGCCTGGGAGCATATCTTGGCATAATGGGTTCTCGAAGAGATGTTGTTACTGCAGTGTGGAAGACTGGTCTTGAAGGCGTTTGGTACAAG TGCATAAGATGTTTGCGGCAGACTTCGGCTTTGGCCTCCCCTGGTGCTGCAAATCCACCagatcaaaatgaaagagaggCTTGGTGGATCAGCCGTTGGGCCTATGGCTGTCCGATGTGTGGGGGGACATGGGTTCGAGTTGTATAG